TTTCGTTAATTAAATAAATATCTAATTATCAATATTATATGTACTTCCCTCACATTTAGCAAGCGCACTTCAGAAATAAATTGAATTCTCCATCCTACTCATATAGCATATTAGATATCACAACACACAAAGGAGCGGCTCTAACCATGCGAACAATCGGAATTATCGGCGGAATGAGTTGGGAATCCACCGCTACCTACTATCGTCTTCTCAATGAAGGGGTACGTAAACGACTGGGCGGTCTTCATTCTGCCAAAATCCTTCTACATTCATGTGACTTCGCTGAAATAGAAGCGTGGCAACGGGCTGGCTCATGGGAAGAAGCAGGAACTGCGCTTGCATCTACGGCTAAAACGTTAGAACGAGCTGGGGCGGACTTCATTCTTCTTGCGACAAATACCATGCACCTAGTGGCGGACACCATCCAATCCAATGTACATATTCCCTTTCTCCATATCGTTGATGCTATTGGAGAACACTTGCAGCAACAAGGAATACAAAAAGCTCTTCTGCTCGCTACTCGTTTTAGCATGAGGCATCCTTTTTATCGAGAAAGGCTACAACAACGTTACGGAATCAGTCTCCTTACGCCCACCGCAGTGGAACAAGAGCTGATTCATCGCATCATCTATGACGAGTTATGTGTTGGTAATATCCGTTCTAGCTCTCGTCAGAAATATCATGAGGTTATTCGTAATTACAAAGATCAGGTGGAGAGCATCATCTTAGGTTGTACTGAGATCGGGTTATTATTGTCCCAAAGTAAAGTGATGGGGCTACCTACCATTGACTCAACACGTATTCATGTCGATACTGCACTTAGGT
This sequence is a window from Mechercharimyces sp. CAU 1602. Protein-coding genes within it:
- a CDS encoding aspartate/glutamate racemase family protein; the protein is MRTIGIIGGMSWESTATYYRLLNEGVRKRLGGLHSAKILLHSCDFAEIEAWQRAGSWEEAGTALASTAKTLERAGADFILLATNTMHLVADTIQSNVHIPFLHIVDAIGEHLQQQGIQKALLLATRFSMRHPFYRERLQQRYGISLLTPTAVEQELIHRIIYDELCVGNIRSSSRQKYHEVIRNYKDQVESIILGCTEIGLLLSQSKVMGLPTIDSTRIHVDTALRWAMNESWTTVNRW